Proteins found in one Rhodohalobacter barkolensis genomic segment:
- a CDS encoding dihydroorotase produces MDATPNLIIKNCIPVGDGFDGKSQKDIRINDGVIAEISDEISAEEGENVFDAKGAFVSGGWMDMHVHFREPGFEHKETIETGCRSAAFGGFTEVACMPNTKPATHTRDVVEFIKKKAEKEAVDVHPIGCVTKERAGKSIAEMSDMKAGGAVAFSDDGDPVYNSQVMRVALEYSSMLGVPIINHEEDLKLSRPGHMNEGVVSTRLGLEGTPGIAEETMIARDILLAGFTGGHIHVAHISTRKAVDLVRIAKEEGVNVTTEVCTHHFDLTDEEIDKRHFDTNVKMHPPLRTQDDVDAMIEGLEDGTIDVICTDHAPHAIEEKEVEFIYAPNGITGLDTAWSITNMRLLKPGKLTLEQILDKLVTNPRNILNLSVPMVKEGEKANLTIFNTDEEWVYSENEVRSKSKNSPYLGESLTGRAVAIYNRNRFIENKLRA; encoded by the coding sequence ATGGACGCTACGCCGAATTTAATTATTAAAAACTGTATACCTGTAGGAGATGGTTTTGACGGTAAATCTCAAAAAGATATACGTATTAATGATGGAGTCATTGCGGAGATATCAGATGAAATTTCTGCAGAAGAAGGAGAAAATGTATTCGATGCAAAGGGTGCATTTGTAAGCGGCGGATGGATGGACATGCATGTTCATTTCCGTGAGCCGGGATTTGAGCACAAAGAGACAATTGAAACCGGTTGCCGGTCTGCCGCTTTTGGCGGATTTACAGAAGTGGCTTGTATGCCCAATACCAAACCCGCCACTCATACACGCGATGTAGTGGAGTTCATTAAAAAGAAAGCAGAGAAGGAAGCGGTAGATGTGCACCCCATTGGCTGTGTAACCAAAGAGCGTGCGGGGAAGTCGATCGCGGAGATGTCGGATATGAAAGCCGGCGGTGCAGTAGCATTTAGTGATGATGGCGACCCTGTATACAACTCTCAGGTAATGCGAGTGGCGTTGGAGTACTCTTCTATGTTGGGCGTACCGATTATCAATCACGAAGAAGATCTGAAGCTTTCTCGTCCCGGTCATATGAATGAGGGGGTAGTTTCAACCCGGCTTGGACTTGAGGGGACACCCGGAATTGCGGAAGAAACCATGATTGCTCGTGATATTCTGTTAGCAGGATTTACAGGCGGACATATTCATGTGGCTCATATCAGTACGCGTAAGGCGGTTGATCTGGTCAGAATAGCAAAAGAAGAAGGCGTGAATGTTACCACTGAGGTGTGCACACACCATTTTGATTTGACCGATGAGGAGATCGACAAACGTCATTTCGATACGAACGTAAAAATGCATCCACCTCTTCGAACACAAGATGATGTAGATGCGATGATTGAAGGCCTGGAAGATGGGACTATAGATGTTATTTGTACAGACCACGCGCCGCACGCCATTGAAGAGAAAGAGGTGGAGTTTATCTATGCGCCCAATGGAATTACGGGCCTGGATACCGCTTGGAGTATTACCAACATGCGCCTTTTAAAACCGGGTAAACTCACGTTGGAACAGATTTTGGATAAGCTGGTGACCAACCCGCGCAACATTCTAAACCTGTCTGTGCCGATGGTTAAAGAGGGAGAGAAAGCAAATCTGACAATCTTCAACACAGACGAAGAGTGGGTTTACAGCGAAAATGAAGTCCGTTCTAAGTCGAAAAACTCACCTTATCTTGGTGAATCTTTAACCGGGAGAGCCGTAGCGATTTACAACCGGAACCGGTTTATTGAAAACAAGCTTCGAGCTTAA